Proteins from one Ciconia boyciana chromosome 26, ASM3463844v1, whole genome shotgun sequence genomic window:
- the LOC140644210 gene encoding LOW QUALITY PROTEIN: scale keratin-like (The sequence of the model RefSeq protein was modified relative to this genomic sequence to represent the inferred CDS: inserted 1 base in 1 codon): MSCYDLCPPKTSVAVPQPIAESCNELCARQCPDSTAFIQPPPVVVTFPGPILSSFPQQAVVGSSGAPAFGGSLGLGGLYGAGATXGLGGLCTFGRPYASPACSPCVLPRYSKKLWDTCGPC, encoded by the exons ATGTCTTGCTACGACCTGTGCCCACCGAAAACCAGCGTCGCCGTCCCCCAGCCCATCGCTGAGAGCTGCAACGAGCTGTGCGCCCGCCAGTGCCCCGACTCGACGGCCTTCATCCAGCCGCCCCCCGTCGTCGTCACCTTCCCCggccccatcctcagctccttcccccagcaagCCGTGGTGGGCTCCTCTGGAGCACCCGCCtttgggggctccctggggctggggggcctcTACGGTGCCGGAGCCA CTGGGCTCGGGGGCCTCTGCACCTTTGGCAGACCCTAcgcttctcctgcctgcagcccttgcGTCTTGCCCCGCTACAGCAAGAAGCTGTGGGACACCTGTGGGCCCTGCTag
- the LOC140644222 gene encoding LOW QUALITY PROTEIN: scale keratin-like (The sequence of the model RefSeq protein was modified relative to this genomic sequence to represent the inferred CDS: inserted 1 base in 1 codon): MSCYDLCPPKTSVAVPQPIAESCNELCARQCPDSTAFIQPPPVVVTFPGPILSSFPQQAVVGSSGAPAFGGSLGLGGLYGAGATXGLGGLCTFGRPYASPACSPCVLPRYSKKLWDTCGPC, from the exons ATGTCTTGCTACGACCTGTGCCCACCGAAAACCAGCGTCGCCGTCCCCCAGCCCATCGCTGAGAGCTGCAACGAGCTGTGCGCCCGCCAGTGCCCCGACTCGACGGCCTTCATCCAGCCGCCCCCCGTCGTCGTCACCTTCCCCggccccatcctcagctccttcccccagcaagCCGTGGTGGGCTCCTCTGGAGCACCCGCCtttgggggctccctggggctggggggcctcTACGGTGCCGGAGCCA CTGGGCTCGGGGGCCTCTGCACCTTTGGCAGACCCTAcgcttctcctgcctgcagcccttgcGTCTTGCCCCGCTACAGCAAGAAGCTGTGGGACACCTGTGGGCCCTGCTAG
- the LOC140644198 gene encoding feather keratin 3-like: protein MSCYDLCPPKTSVAVPQPIAESCNELCARQCPDSTAFIQPPPVVVTFPGPILSSFPQQAVVGSSGAPAFGGSLGLGGLYGAGATLGSGGLCTFGRPYASPACSPCVLPRYSKKLWDTCGPC from the coding sequence ATGTCTTGCTACGACCTGTGCCCACCGAAAACCAGCGTCGCCGTCCCCCAGCCCATCGCTGAGAGCTGCAACGAGCTGTGCGCCCGCCAGTGCCCCGACTCGACGGCCTTCATCCAGCCGCCCCCCGTCGTCGTCACCTTCCCCggccccatcctcagctccttcccccagcaagCCGTGGTGGGCTCCTCTGGAGCACCCGCCtttgggggctccctggggctggggggcctcTACGGTGCCGGAGCCACGCTGGGCTCGGGGGGCCTCTGCACCTTTGGCAGACCCTAcgcttctcctgcctgcagcccttgcGTCTTGCCCCGCTACAGCAAGAAGCTGTGGGACACCTGTGGGCCCTGCTag
- the LOC140644205 gene encoding feather keratin 3-like: protein MSCYDLCPPKTSVAVPQPIAESCNELCARQCPDSTAFIQPPPVVVTFPGPILSSFPQQAVVGSSGAPAFGGSLGLGGLYGAGATLGSGGLCTFGRPYASPACSPCVLPRYSKKLWDTCGPC from the coding sequence ATGTCTTGCTACGACCTGTGCCCACCGAAAACCAGCGTCGCCGTCCCCCAGCCCATCGCTGAGAGCTGCAACGAGCTGTGCGCCCGCCAGTGCCCCGACTCGACGGCCTTCATCCAGCCGCCCCCCGTCGTCGTCACCTTCCCCggccccatcctcagctccttcccccagcaagCCGTGGTGGGCTCCTCTGGAGCACCCGCCtttgggggctccctggggctggggggcctcTACGGTGCCGGAGCCACGCTGGGCTCGGGGGGCCTCTGCACCTTTGGCAGACCCTAcgcttctcctgcctgcagcccttgcGTCTTGCCCCGCTACAGCAAGAAGCTGTGGGACACCTGTGGGCCCTGCTAG